A window of Thalassophryne amazonica chromosome 12, fThaAma1.1, whole genome shotgun sequence genomic DNA:
ATAATTCTTAAATGGTTAACCCTAATTATCTATtgatttattattaattttattgtattttatttttttgtggaaaCCCGTTAAAGCCAACACTAAGCAATGGTAAAGGTCACTCTGGTGGTCTTCAAAGGCAAAATTGTCACTGTACACATATGGATCTCACTGTATTTTTATCTTCTTCCACAAAGTGAaatatgagttttttgttttaatacCTAAAATACATTCAGAAAATCAGTGCAGTCATGTACAACATACTTCCCAGAATGCATGTCATGTACGACTAACCTTCCACAGATCGGAGATATGGAAGGAGGTGGAGGAATGAACTCCTTCTCTCCAGGCCTTGTAGCGGGAATACCACACCAACCAGGGGTTCAGCTCAAAGCCGGACGCCTGGAATCCACGCTTGGCTGCTGCTATCACCTATGAGGAGGAAAATGACATCACACATCAACATAAGGGTTCGACTGGATACCAGTATGTATTTTGAATGCAAATTAAAGTCCACTTTGAAATCTGTTGAAATGTGTTTCTTACTGACAACTTGTATAATGACTGTATTAAATGAATAAGCACTTACAGTACAGTCAAGTACATCAGCAGTTGAACAGTGGTAAAtgtttgttaaataaataaaatattgcattaaccatttaggagttACAACCACTTTTAGACACAATCCCTCCATTCTCACAGGCCACAAGTAAACAGAGAGCAGTAAGTATTAATGTGAATACAAACCATTAATTTTACAACCAGTTTCATGAAATAAGTATGGGTATGAAtatataaacatttccaagttgctaaatttgtcttggactccatttacttcaatcattcagaaattcaAACAATACGGTACTGGATGATAAATCTGTCCATAATTGGCAGTTAATAAAAACTGTGACAATTCAAGAATGAGACaactgaaggaagccaccaagacacacatgttAACTCTGAAAGAGTTACTGTAATTTCAGGAGTGTAAGTCacagcttattattattattattatttttactagtTTAGAGGGCCTGTGACTTTTAATCCAGTGCAATTTATATACCAATAAAAATGTGTTCacaaataatgacaataataaattaCATAGGGCTTTCTCAGGAAACAAGgtacaaaacaaaagaaactccaAGTACactacaaaaatcccaaattaaagacctGATGAAAAGAAATCAGTTGGTCTCAGATTTTCACTGTAGTGTTTCCAACACTGTGGGTCATCAGTCTGTGTTCATCTGCATCACATAATCCAATATGTTGTCaactgcatgtttatttgtccatcttgtttatttttgtaagTTAAAAATTCAGCGTAACAACACATGCTGTGATGTGCACTTGTGCTACACTGAGCTCCTGTCCGTTGaatgagttccacatacaggTTTGGCTTGTACGCCAGGCGCAATTTACACTCTATAAAAGgattttgtggctgtgattgaagaaactgtgcacagtgcaatggTATGGTGGGGAGCACTGCCCCGATGGGCGTCACGGCATGTGCAGACTTAAAACTGGCTACCATGGATCATATTTAACATGAGTAGCCAATGAAAGCGcgaagcttgtttccagaagggcccatggCATAtatctctcactcctccccagcactgttgttgagagtgccagttgggagcgAGGCTGCAATCAGGAAGCAAACTCGGATCGCTGGTGTCCCAGTCCAACCCAGACCATTACGCCGCCACCTCCCTACCATAGAGTGGGTATTTGAAAAGTGATGTACACAAGATCCATATGGTGAGATGGTGACTGACACCTGGTCTGCACCATCCGTAGATCCCTCCACCCCGTATGTCCCCATTCCCCCAATCCCTTTCCTGGTTGTCTTCACGAAACTCATTTGATTATCTGATCTCCAGCCTTCAGATTTCCCTGCAGCCAGTACAAAGTACTTACTATCCTTCCATCTCCACTGCCGATGTCCACCAGGGTCCCTGAACGGGCCCTGAATACCCTGAGGACATTCTCCACCTGGGCTGTGGTCGCAGGTACAAACGGGAGGCAGATCTTCCTCAGGGCAGGAGTGACAAATGGCACCAGGACCGCATAAAGAGCCAGCAGAGAACCTCCGAGCAGCCCAGTGACGACCAGCCCGACCTTACCGAGCGGCTGCTTCACTGCTGCCGAACCCGGACACAACTCCTCCTGGGACATGACGAAAGCAGCGCTACAACATCgttttttgtgttattttattttttttaatgatattgTTACTGCCGCTTGTTTAATAACGTTAGACAGCATGAAACGTTTTCTACCACATGCGCAACACTGTTATTACTCCGActgaaagacacagaaacacaaaaggttccttcttcttcttcttcttatggatTTCCGGTAGGCTGCGCGCCAGTCAGCGCATTGCTGCCTTTCACTGGCAGACCATGACTACTACACTCTACTCACAGACTATGCTGCAAGCCAGAGCTGAACACAAAATCCATCAGGGTACTGTAGACCTCTTGCTGACGTGCAGACGGATCAGGCAGCACTTTAATAGAAACAAACTTAAAACCAAGATCAAAAAGATGTGAAAAAAGAACTCTCCTCTGTTCAGAAAATCTTTTACACTCCATCAGAACATGAGGGATAGTCTCTTTCTTTGTGCAGGTTTCACACAATCCATTGTGGTGTTTACCAATTAGACATAGGTCAGACGCCAGTCCACAGTGTCCCAACCTCAGTCTTGTTAACAGTACTTGCTCCCTTCTGTTATTCCCCCGGGTTGGGCTGTCACCAAAAACAGACTTCTGCACACTATAAAAATGCCTACCCTTATTTCCATTGTCCCAATCCTTCTGCCATTGAGCCCACACTACTTTTGTAATCATGGCTCTATGTTCAGAGCTGCTATGAGCCACCTCAAGATCTACAGTGTCATGTCTTAAAGCGTCCTTTGCAACCTGATCCACAATTTCATTACCCCTAACCCCCACATGTGCCGGGACCCACATGAAGCACACAGCTGACCCTCCCTTCTCCACTCTGAGCAACGCAGTCAGCACCTCAACCACCAGATCAGGCCTACACCGGGAAGAGGCCGACTCCAAGGACTGCAACACAGCAGCTGAGTCAGAGCAGATGACAACCCTCTCCAGTCTCACTTCTTCCACCCATTCAAGAGCCCACACCATAGCCAAAATTTCAGCTGTAAATACTCCTACTCCATCAGGAAGTCGTCTGCCCAGACTCAGAGACAGAGCAGGAATAAAAATCCCAAATCCCCCTCTCCGGCTAGTGGGGTCAATGGACCCATCAGTAAACAATTGCAGATACCCATCCCAATTGTTCTGCATAGCCTCCCTCACCACAGTTACAGGACATATTCCCCCCTCCCCTTTGAGGCGATCTTTCACAGTCCAATCCACTTCCACTTGAGGAAGTAGCCATATCTTTCAAATAGGTCCTTTACTGTTATGATTAATGACCTCTCCTCTTCACCAGCTCCTC
This region includes:
- the atpsckmt gene encoding ATP synthase subunit C lysine N-methyltransferase, translated to MSQEELCPGSAAVKQPLGKVGLVVTGLLGGSLLALYAVLVPFVTPALRKICLPFVPATTAQVENVLRVFRARSGTLVDIGSGDGRIVIAAAKRGFQASGFELNPWLVWYSRYKAWREGVHSSTSFHISDLWKVSFAQYSNVIIFGVPQMMDQLELKLERELSSTAKVVACRFPFPTWVPEHTTGEGIDTVWVYNAQTFKSHLTQEMTRQAAPDQVHKSDSHT